TTGGGATCCTATTcgctctccctctccttctccttctccttgatctctcctcctcccctcccctccccaacctaAGTTTTTCCCACCCGCCGGCCTCTTCTCCTCTCCAGCACCCAACCATCTCCCGCAATTCACCGCGCCGGAGATGACCTCTACACCAGCGGGCGACGCCCTGCCGGCGCTGCCGCCTATCAGGACGAGAGCGGCGGCCGCCGATCCTGCGCCTGACCACGCGTCGGCCTCCACGACGACGGTGCCGGAAGCCGAGGCCCTGCCGGCGCCAGCGGTGGCGGAGGAAGAGGTGGTGGCGGAGTCCCGGACGCCGGCTGCGGTGgctgacaaggaggaggaggaggaggaggaggaggagcccagGACGCCGACTTCGGAGGAGAGCAAGCTCCGGCCGCCGACCGAGTGCCCCGGCGCGCCGAGGAAGCCCGTGGCTTTGGCCGGGACGAGGCCATCGCCGAAGCGGCCGCTGCGCTTCTTGGACGTCCCGCGCGACCTCTCCGCCGTCTTCATGTCGCTGCCGCCCAAGAAGCGGATCCGCGCTCCGCCGTGCCTGGTCGCCTTCCGCCCGAGGTGCGGGGCCGCGTGGGACCATGGATCGGCGCTGTAGCCCCGGCTGGCCGTAATTTATGGGCTCCATGGTGCAATTGTTCATTTATCGGCGAATTCTTGGAGTTCTTGCGCTGCGTTCCtcttccttctttctttctttctctttcttgCGGTGGCTTCTTGGTTCCCACGGCCATGATATAGTAGTATAATCTCTAGTGCAAATAATTAACGCGTTATTTTGCCTTTTTTCTCTCTGTCATTCTGATTTTTAGTGGGTTTGTGTGAAGGAGAAATTGTACTAGAATTGAAAAGGTTGCTATTTACTTATATAATATAGGGATGATGATTGGGGAAAAGAACAGGAGTTGTAAGAGAATTCCCTGTTAATTACCGACTATTACAGCTAACGGTTCTGAAAAATCATCTGAAGTGATGTTCTTTCCGGTTTTCCGTTTAAATCAATTCGATTCTTGTGCCTGCCGCATCTCGAATTTTACACATGCTGGCAGTCTGACAAACGGCAGACACTTTCGGTGGTGCCAATTAACTCTTCTGGGCCTGAAGAACAGAGAAAGATTTTGATCAATTTAACTGAATTTGGTCCAAGTTAATGGCTTTAACCTGTTGATCGAACTGCCcattgtgtggagaagataaaaaaaatgtttttttcgaATTATTGGTGCATCCACGAAGGGAGAAGTAGGAGTGTGTAGCATGTATGCAGCGGCGAGCAGAAGAAAATCGGTCAGGTGGAGGGGATGGGCTGGGATGTACTTTCGGTTGTTTTGTCCCAGCACAGGCACAGCACCGGTGAGAGTGAAGAGGAAGATTTGCAGCAGAGAATCTTCTATTCATGAGAACAACATGACATAGGTTTTTCCTGCCAAAAAAAAAATCCCCAGCTGCATCTGAGTGTACGGCATTggtcagtttcagtttcagtttcagGGCGTCGGTTAGGATTGTTGTGCATGCATGGAGGTGTTGAGATCCAAagcgagaggagggggaggggaggtgcGTTGCGTGTTTGAGGAGCCATGGATGGATCCTGACCGCGAGTAAGTGGGAGGGAGAAGGAAGCGGAGGCTGAAAGTTTCCTGGCTTGCCTCACTCACATCACATGGGCTGGCTGTTACGTTTTGCAGTTACAGAACGCAGGAATAGGTCTCTCGCCCCCTCCCTCCCTGCCTTGTTTTAGCAAAGCATTATTAtgcgtgagagggagagagaggggcatcTTCCCTTCCCAAGTACTCGAGTCGGGGCAGGCAGGATGCGTGGCCGTACGTTGGTGCTTAGGCCGGGCAATGCGGTGGCATGCACGGCACGGCCATGGCTGGCACTGTGTCGGCCAATGCCAACGCCATGGCCAGGCCAAGAGGGGAGAGGCAGGGGAGGGAGGTGGAGGGATTCGTGCTGTGCGGAGACAGGCGCATGTGCCGGGGATCGTCAAAGCGGAAGTGGGTGGGGAGGACGCGGTGAAGCGAAGTAAACCAAGCAAGCAAGCAACCCGGGAATCTGAACCCCGTCTCGGTTCCTGCTGCAATCATGAGCTGCTTGCCTGCCTGCCAGCCTCACCAGCAGCCTGCGATCATGGCGGATAATGGACGCTAAAAACCAAGATTAAAATGCGATGCATACTCCTCTTCGCTGCAAGAAACAAAACTGCACAATTGCAGAACGATGATGTCTCGTGTCTGGGGATGAATTTGAACTCGGAGCGGCAATCTGGGGTTGATCGGGCACACCGACTGGTCCTCCTAACGGATCAGCCTACCAGGAGTAGATTAGGTGACCAGACCATGAAGCAAATAGAAACGGCAGGTCATCCACCGTAAACACTACGTGCCTCCTACGTAGTACTAATGATGAACCGCCAACtgtatcatgtactccctccgtcacggtttaaAAGGCGCACTTGAAAATTCTCTAGgacctaggtggttatctattggttgtgagatgggctaaaaaatagcattcacaccACGCATGCATATAAAAATAGTATATCAGAGTACTAATTAGCTattagaaataaatgcaatgcgccATAAACCTTGTCTATTATGGAAACACACAcaaatttaactgtgccttctaaactgtgccttcgtttttatttactctgcatattagagttgattgaagtcaaacttcgtaaaatttgaccaagtttataga
This portion of the Triticum dicoccoides isolate Atlit2015 ecotype Zavitan chromosome 7A, WEW_v2.0, whole genome shotgun sequence genome encodes:
- the LOC119331424 gene encoding phosphatidylglycerol--prolipoprotein diacylglyceryl transferase-like — encoded protein: MTSTPAGDALPALPPIRTRAAAADPAPDHASASTTTVPEAEALPAPAVAEEEVVAESRTPAAVADKEEEEEEEEEPRTPTSEESKLRPPTECPGAPRKPVALAGTRPSPKRPLRFLDVPRDLSAVFMSLPPKKRIRAPPCLVAFRPRCGAAWDHGSAL